The Actinomycetota bacterium nucleotide sequence CCCAATGGCCTTTCTATCCACGGTGATCTTGATGTTCTCCGCAATTTTCAGCGTAACCGTGTTTTCGGTGAGCGATTTAATTACACCGTGTATCCCCCCGATGGTCACCACTTTATCACCCACCTTTAACTCGGATATCAACTTCTGATGTCTCCTTGCCCGCAGCTGTTGGGGACGGATTAAGAGAAAGTAAAAAATTGCAAGCAGAAGAACCAACCAAATGACGGAGGCATATTGACCCGTGTCCATAACATCAG carries:
- the yajC gene encoding preprotein translocase subunit YajC gives rise to the protein MDTGQYASVIWLVLLLAIFYFLLIRPQQLRARRHQKLISELKVGDKVVTIGGIHGVIKSLTENTVTLKIAENIKITVDRKAIG